From Bosea sp. NBC_00550, the proteins below share one genomic window:
- a CDS encoding ABC transporter ATP-binding protein, whose amino-acid sequence MTTPILELDGVVGGYGAMTILNGTSFAVKRGAITTVIGPNGAGKSTVFKAIFGLLKLREGRIRFDGQDINGWSQRKLLEAGICYVPQGRNIFPELSVRHNIELGTVAAGSGITDMPQRIEAALDRFPALRRKADAQASTLSGGEQKQLEIVRGLLLDPRLVLIDEPSIGLSPLLVQETFGILQDLRAKGVSILMVEQNARSALEISDEGLVLELGRTRMQGPAADILADPRIGQLFLGGTLTDAA is encoded by the coding sequence ATGACCACCCCCATCCTCGAACTCGACGGCGTGGTCGGCGGCTACGGCGCCATGACCATCCTGAACGGCACCAGCTTCGCCGTGAAGCGCGGCGCTATCACCACCGTCATCGGACCGAACGGCGCCGGCAAATCGACCGTGTTCAAGGCGATATTCGGGCTGCTCAAGCTGCGCGAGGGCCGCATCCGCTTCGACGGGCAGGACATCAACGGCTGGAGCCAGCGCAAGCTGCTCGAAGCCGGCATCTGCTATGTCCCGCAGGGGCGCAACATCTTCCCCGAGCTGTCCGTGCGCCACAATATCGAGCTCGGTACGGTCGCCGCCGGCTCCGGCATCACCGACATGCCGCAGCGGATCGAAGCGGCGCTCGACCGTTTTCCCGCGCTGCGGCGGAAGGCCGACGCGCAGGCCTCGACGCTGTCGGGCGGCGAGCAGAAGCAGCTCGAGATCGTGCGCGGGCTCCTGCTCGATCCCAGGCTCGTGCTGATCGATGAGCCTTCGATCGGGCTTTCGCCGCTGCTGGTGCAGGAGACCTTCGGTATCCTGCAGGACCTGCGCGCCAAAGGCGTCTCGATCCTGATGGTCGAGCAGAACGCCCGCTCGGCGCTGGAGATTTCCGATGAGGGGCTGGTGCTCGAACTCGGCCGCACCCGCATGCAGGGACCGGCAGCGGACATCCTGGCCGATCCGCGCATCGGCCAGCTCTTCCTCGGCGGCACGCTGACCGACGCCGCCTGA
- a CDS encoding ABC transporter ATP-binding protein has protein sequence MNPVLEVHDLHKAFGGIKAVNGVSFSVNEGEILGIIGPNGCGKSTLFNCILGQLEPTQGAVKLDGLDVTNMRPSDLNRLGVSRTFQLLQVFPELSVRENLILAGQEHQGSMLGRLFGARDAGLSEKAEQMIGFFKLGHLADAKAGGLSYGQQKLLDAAMAFMAGPRLVLLDEPAGGVNLTMLGDLKERLRAINAEQGATFVVIEHNMDFVMSLCSRVIVLAEGKVLAEGTPAEVRADPAVIEAYLGH, from the coding sequence ATGAACCCGGTCCTCGAAGTCCACGACCTGCACAAGGCTTTCGGCGGCATCAAGGCTGTCAACGGCGTCTCGTTCTCGGTGAACGAGGGCGAGATCCTCGGCATCATCGGGCCGAATGGCTGCGGCAAGTCGACCCTGTTCAACTGCATTCTCGGCCAGCTCGAACCGACGCAAGGCGCGGTGAAGCTCGACGGGCTCGACGTGACCAATATGCGCCCGTCCGATCTCAACCGGCTCGGCGTCAGCCGCACCTTCCAGTTGCTGCAGGTCTTCCCCGAACTGTCGGTGCGAGAGAACCTCATCCTCGCAGGCCAGGAGCACCAGGGCTCGATGCTCGGCCGCCTGTTCGGCGCGCGCGATGCGGGACTGTCCGAGAAGGCCGAGCAGATGATCGGCTTCTTCAAGCTCGGCCATCTCGCCGATGCCAAGGCGGGCGGGCTGTCCTATGGCCAGCAGAAGCTGCTGGATGCGGCGATGGCGTTCATGGCCGGGCCGCGCCTCGTGCTGCTCGACGAGCCTGCGGGCGGCGTCAACCTGACCATGCTGGGTGACCTGAAGGAGCGGCTCCGCGCCATCAATGCCGAGCAGGGCGCGACCTTCGTCGTCATCGAGCACAACATGGATTTCGTGATGAGCCTGTGCTCGCGCGTGATCGTGCTGGCCGAGGGCAAGGTGCTGGCCGAGGGCACGCCCGCGGAGGTTCGTGCCGATCCGGCGGTGATCGAAGCCTATCTCGGGCATTGA
- a CDS encoding zinc-dependent alcohol dehydrogenase family protein has translation MKIRAAVLNASPVAAPYAQSRPLRIEELDLAPPGRDEVLVRVRAAGLCHSDLSVIDGNRPRPVPMVLGHEAAGEVIETGEGVDDLKPGDRVVMVFVPSCGHCAPCAEGRPALCEPGNAANGRGEMLGGGRRLSIDGHPVHHHIGVSAFAEHAVISRRSLVKIEADIPHEIAALFGCAVLTGVGAAVNTARIKAGETVAVVGLGGVGLSALLGAIACGASRVIAVDLADDKLELAQALGATDVFNAGTPDVIEAIKQATKGGVDHGLEMAGSVKALDLAYQITRRGGTTTTAGLANPAHTLSLSPVRLVAEERTLKGSYVGSCVPSRDIPRFVELYQRGRLAVDKLWTSSGSLDEINEGFDALNEGRTIRHIVRM, from the coding sequence ATGAAGATTCGCGCCGCCGTCCTGAACGCAAGCCCGGTCGCTGCGCCGTACGCTCAGAGCCGCCCACTCCGGATCGAAGAACTCGACCTCGCTCCGCCCGGCCGTGACGAGGTGCTGGTCAGGGTACGGGCCGCCGGGCTTTGCCATTCCGACCTTTCGGTCATCGACGGCAACCGCCCTCGCCCGGTGCCGATGGTGCTCGGCCATGAGGCGGCGGGCGAAGTCATCGAAACCGGCGAAGGCGTCGATGATCTCAAGCCCGGCGACCGGGTGGTGATGGTGTTCGTGCCGTCCTGCGGCCATTGCGCGCCCTGTGCCGAAGGGCGCCCTGCCCTGTGCGAACCCGGCAACGCCGCCAATGGGCGTGGCGAGATGCTCGGCGGCGGGCGCAGGCTCTCCATCGACGGCCATCCGGTGCACCATCATATCGGCGTCTCCGCCTTCGCCGAGCACGCCGTCATCTCGCGCCGCTCGCTGGTCAAGATCGAAGCCGATATCCCCCACGAGATCGCGGCGCTATTCGGCTGCGCCGTGCTGACCGGCGTCGGCGCGGCGGTGAACACCGCTCGGATCAAGGCCGGCGAAACGGTTGCGGTGGTCGGGCTCGGCGGCGTCGGGCTTTCGGCACTGCTCGGCGCGATCGCCTGCGGCGCCTCGCGCGTGATCGCCGTCGACCTCGCCGACGACAAACTCGAACTGGCGCAGGCGCTGGGCGCGACCGATGTCTTCAACGCCGGCACTCCCGACGTCATCGAGGCGATCAAGCAGGCGACGAAGGGTGGCGTCGATCACGGGCTGGAGATGGCCGGTTCGGTCAAGGCGCTCGACCTCGCCTACCAGATCACCCGGCGTGGCGGCACGACGACGACGGCAGGCCTCGCCAATCCCGCCCATACGCTCTCGCTTTCGCCGGTGAGGCTCGTCGCCGAGGAGCGGACGCTGAAGGGCTCCTATGTCGGCTCCTGCGTGCCCTCGCGCGACATCCCGCGCTTCGTCGAGCTCTACCAGCGCGGACGGCTCGCCGTGGACAAGCTCTGGACCAGCTCGGGCAGCCTCGACGAGATCAACGAGGGCTTCGACGCACTGAACGAAGGCCGCACGATCCGGCACATCGTCAGGATGTAG